Proteins encoded in a region of the Salinicoccus sp. RF5 genome:
- a CDS encoding ABC transporter substrate-binding protein, whose product MKKLLSIFIPVLLLAACSGNGDGGQTEDDGLTEVTFVLDWTPNTNHTGIYTAQAEGYYEEAGLDVEIILPGEAGAEQTVATGNGDFGISAQENVTQARLQDVSIVSLAAIIQDNTSVLASPEEYGLETPSDLEGHTYGGYGSPIEEETIASIMQADDADIENVDIINIGDTDFFTAVQRDVDFAWIYYGWTGVEAELRDFPLNTIDFTEYSDALNFYTPVLITNEEMIENDAETVEAFTEATAEGYQLAMDDPETAAQHLLDAEPDLDEELVMASQEWLTDVYQGDAPYWGHQERDVWENYMNWMYESGLIESELDVDQAFTNEYLPGGE is encoded by the coding sequence ATGAAGAAATTATTGTCCATCTTTATACCGGTACTGCTGCTCGCAGCATGCAGCGGCAACGGGGACGGCGGCCAAACAGAGGATGATGGGCTGACGGAAGTCACCTTCGTACTCGACTGGACGCCGAATACGAACCATACGGGCATCTACACAGCACAGGCGGAGGGCTACTACGAGGAAGCGGGACTTGATGTCGAGATCATCCTGCCGGGTGAAGCCGGTGCGGAACAGACCGTTGCGACGGGCAACGGGGACTTCGGCATCAGTGCCCAGGAGAACGTCACACAGGCACGCCTCCAGGACGTATCGATCGTTTCGCTGGCGGCCATCATACAGGATAATACATCCGTCTTGGCTTCACCTGAGGAATACGGACTCGAGACGCCGTCGGACCTCGAAGGGCACACATATGGCGGATACGGTTCACCGATCGAGGAGGAGACCATCGCGTCCATCATGCAGGCGGATGATGCTGACATCGAGAATGTCGACATCATCAACATCGGCGACACGGACTTCTTCACCGCCGTACAGCGCGATGTCGACTTTGCATGGATCTACTACGGCTGGACTGGCGTCGAGGCGGAACTGCGCGACTTCCCGCTCAACACGATCGACTTCACCGAGTATTCCGACGCACTCAACTTCTACACGCCCGTCCTGATCACGAACGAAGAGATGATCGAAAACGATGCCGAAACCGTCGAGGCATTCACAGAAGCGACGGCTGAAGGCTACCAGCTTGCGATGGACGACCCGGAAACGGCGGCACAGCATCTGCTCGATGCAGAACCGGATCTTGACGAAGAGCTCGTCATGGCAAGCCAGGAGTGGCTGACGGACGTCTACCAGGGGGATGCACCCTACTGGGGCCACCAGGAGCGCGACGTCTGGGAGAACTACATGAACTGGATGTATGAAAGCGGCCTGATCGAATCCGAACTCGACGTCGACCAGGCGTTCACGAACGAATACCTGCCCGGCGGAGAGTAA
- a CDS encoding GNAT family N-acetyltransferase → MEIKVADNNIMYNQCLEIRKRVFVEEQNVPMDREVDEYEDVATHILLIDDEPIGTVRYRPASEDMIKVERMAVLPEERGRKLGFKLMDFVHDHAREHCYNRAKLGAQVHAIEFYRKLGYTVSSDEFEDAGIPHVYMEKAL, encoded by the coding sequence ATGGAAATCAAAGTGGCTGACAACAACATCATGTACAACCAGTGCCTTGAAATCAGGAAACGCGTCTTCGTCGAGGAGCAGAACGTCCCGATGGACCGCGAAGTCGATGAATATGAAGACGTGGCGACGCACATCCTGCTCATCGATGACGAGCCGATCGGCACGGTCAGATACCGTCCGGCCTCAGAGGATATGATCAAGGTCGAACGCATGGCCGTCCTGCCCGAGGAGCGCGGCAGGAAGCTCGGTTTCAAGCTGATGGATTTCGTTCATGACCATGCCCGGGAGCATTGCTACAACCGCGCCAAGCTCGGGGCGCAGGTGCACGCTATCGAATTCTACAGGAAGCTCGGCTACACCGTCAGTTCCGATGAATTCGAAGATGCTGGCATTCCGCATGTGTATATGGAGAAGGCACTGTAG